Proteins encoded in a region of the Streptomyces sp. NBC_00258 genome:
- a CDS encoding cytochrome d ubiquinol oxidase subunit II, whose amino-acid sequence MTADLVAVVLLLAVTAYASAGGTDYGAGFWDLTAGGADRGKRPRWLIDHAMAPVWEVNNVWLIFVFVILWTGFPSFFQTVFSALWLPLALAAVGLVLRGAGFAFRKASRRLVGRRLYGAVFAVSSLVTPFFLGVAVGAVASGRVAAGTEATADAWSNPTSLMIGLLAITTTAFLGAVFLTGDARRFEASDLISYFRRRALASLVVLAVLAVITLLVLADDAPHVSHGLTHGTGLVFAVIAGVAALATAWLMMRTPGNWARVTAVGAVASGVIAWGMAQRPYLIPTSLTVADGAGASGTLTWLLVVTLVALVVVVPAVVLLYWLDTHGELEALTDADLRRGNSPDGDGTAGTA is encoded by the coding sequence GTGACCGCCGACCTCGTCGCAGTGGTGCTGCTGCTCGCCGTGACCGCGTACGCCAGCGCGGGCGGCACGGACTACGGGGCCGGTTTCTGGGACCTCACCGCCGGGGGCGCGGACCGCGGCAAGCGCCCGCGGTGGCTCATCGACCATGCCATGGCGCCCGTGTGGGAAGTCAACAACGTATGGTTGATCTTCGTCTTCGTCATCTTGTGGACCGGCTTCCCTTCGTTCTTCCAGACCGTGTTCTCCGCGTTGTGGCTGCCTCTGGCGCTGGCGGCCGTGGGCCTGGTCCTGCGTGGGGCCGGCTTCGCCTTCCGCAAGGCCAGCCGGCGGCTGGTCGGCCGACGCCTCTATGGAGCCGTGTTCGCCGTGTCCTCGCTCGTGACGCCGTTCTTCCTCGGCGTCGCCGTCGGCGCAGTCGCCTCCGGCCGGGTGGCCGCCGGCACCGAGGCAACGGCAGACGCGTGGTCCAACCCCACCTCGCTCATGATCGGGCTGCTGGCCATCACGACGACGGCCTTCCTCGGCGCGGTCTTCCTCACCGGGGACGCCCGCCGTTTCGAAGCCTCCGATCTGATCAGCTACTTCCGGCGGCGCGCGCTGGCCAGTCTCGTCGTGCTGGCCGTCCTCGCGGTGATCACCCTGCTCGTCCTCGCTGACGACGCCCCTCACGTCTCGCACGGGCTCACCCACGGAACGGGGCTGGTGTTCGCCGTCATCGCCGGCGTGGCCGCGCTCGCCACGGCCTGGCTGATGATGCGGACACCGGGCAACTGGGCCCGCGTCACAGCCGTCGGGGCCGTCGCCTCCGGTGTCATCGCATGGGGCATGGCCCAGCGTCCCTATCTCATCCCCACCTCGCTGACCGTGGCCGACGGGGCAGGCGCGTCGGGCACGCTGACCTGGCTCCTGGTCGTCACGCTGGTGGCCCTGGTGGTCGTCGTGCCGGCTGTCGTCCTGTTGTACTGGCTCGACACCCACGGCGAACTGGAAGCACTCACCGACGCCGACCTGCGCAGGGGAAACAGCCCGGACGGTGACGGCACGGCAGGCACCGCCTGA
- a CDS encoding NAD(P)/FAD-dependent oxidoreductase: protein MIDVLVAGGGPAGLAAAIHAALAGLEAVVVEPRTSPVDKACGEGVMPGGVAALRALGVDAGGRELRGIRYVDGATFAEASFRGRGGLGIRRTTLHSALHRRALDLGVRMLPGKVGAVHQSADSVTAAGTTARWLIAADGLHSPVRRGLGLELPNRPHGRYGLRRHYRVEPWTDFVEVHWSRHGEAYVTPVADDLVGVAILSRSRRGYDEHLAAFPALTASLRGTAATEVRGAGPLRQRVRRRTAGRVLLVGDAAGYLDALTGEGIALALATAGAAVRCLAAGRPDAYERAWTRLTRRHRLLTGALLAAGRRPGTARLIVPAASRMPPVFSAAVHALQ, encoded by the coding sequence GTGATCGACGTACTGGTGGCCGGCGGCGGACCAGCCGGTCTGGCCGCCGCCATCCACGCCGCGCTCGCCGGTCTGGAGGCCGTCGTCGTCGAACCCCGGACCTCGCCCGTGGACAAGGCCTGCGGAGAAGGCGTCATGCCCGGCGGAGTCGCCGCGCTGCGAGCACTGGGCGTCGACGCCGGTGGCCGCGAACTGCGCGGCATCCGCTACGTGGACGGCGCCACCTTCGCCGAAGCGTCCTTCCGCGGCCGCGGCGGGCTGGGGATCCGCCGTACGACGCTGCACTCCGCACTGCACCGGCGCGCGCTCGACCTCGGCGTGCGCATGCTGCCGGGCAAGGTCGGCGCGGTACACCAGAGCGCGGACTCGGTCACCGCGGCCGGGACCACGGCCCGTTGGCTGATCGCCGCCGACGGCCTGCACTCCCCGGTGCGCCGCGGCCTGGGGCTGGAACTGCCGAACCGCCCCCACGGCCGCTACGGGCTGCGCCGCCACTACCGCGTCGAACCGTGGACGGACTTCGTGGAGGTCCACTGGTCCCGGCACGGCGAGGCCTATGTGACGCCGGTCGCCGACGACCTGGTGGGAGTCGCGATCCTCAGCCGCAGCCGTCGCGGGTACGACGAGCACCTGGCCGCCTTCCCCGCTCTCACCGCGTCGCTGCGCGGAACGGCCGCGACGGAGGTACGCGGCGCCGGACCACTGCGGCAGCGGGTGCGGCGCAGAACCGCCGGGCGGGTCCTGCTCGTCGGCGACGCCGCGGGCTATCTGGACGCCCTCACCGGCGAGGGCATCGCCCTCGCACTGGCGACGGCCGGGGCCGCCGTCCGCTGCCTGGCCGCCGGGCGACCGGACGCGTACGAGCGCGCCTGGACCCGGCTGACCCGGCGCCACCGACTGCTGACCGGAGCCCTGCTGGCCGCCGGCCGCCGACCTGGCACCGCCCGCCTCATCGTCCCCGCAGCATCCCGGATGCCCCCGGTGTTCTCAGCCGCGGTCCACGCACTGCAGTAG
- a CDS encoding DUF6083 domain-containing protein: protein MGADEVPQLGGKQRFTCLFCGLSQDRVPTLEQDWVLLEPGVDVLAHLVPAEYRWIGLSDGRVTVYAVCPPDSSQRCRIEHRLACPGQQLPDLWPWLTALRGENARRAEREANAEPPVPVEVELPDVG from the coding sequence ATGGGGGCTGACGAGGTGCCGCAGTTGGGCGGCAAGCAGAGGTTCACGTGCCTGTTCTGCGGACTGTCGCAGGATCGGGTGCCGACGCTGGAGCAGGACTGGGTGCTGTTGGAGCCGGGCGTGGATGTTCTGGCACACCTGGTGCCGGCCGAGTATCGGTGGATCGGGCTGTCGGACGGTCGGGTGACGGTGTACGCGGTGTGCCCTCCGGACAGCTCGCAGCGGTGCCGGATCGAGCATCGGCTGGCCTGTCCGGGGCAGCAACTGCCGGACTTGTGGCCTTGGTTGACGGCATTGCGGGGGGAGAACGCGCGCCGGGCCGAGCGGGAGGCGAACGCGGAGCCGCCTGTGCCGGTGGAGGTGGAGTTGCCGGACGTCGGGTAG
- a CDS encoding GMC oxidoreductase, whose product MGGSPHYDVIIIGTGAGGGTLAHRLAPSGKRVLLIERGDHLPRERDNWDSTAVFVKGKYRAPEFWIDQHGNEFPPEVNYYVGGNTKFYGAALFRLRPEDFGEIRHHGGMSPAWPIQYEDLEPYYTQAEHLYLVHGRHGEDPGEGPVSAQYAYPPVEHEPRIQQLSDDLEKLGMRPFHLPIGVNLSQDGSGRATHTSVCIRCNRVDGFPCLVRAKSDAEVICVEPALRHPNVEMITNTHVVRLETDPTGRTVNAVVGRLTDGSEVRFAADVVVVSCGAVNSAALLLGSANDRHPAGLANSSDVVGRFYMRHNNLALMAISKEPNDTQFQKTLALNDWYLGADDWDFPLGGIQMLGKSDAEQIHGEAPRWAGAVAPDMPFEVLAHHAVDFWLCGEDLPLSGNRVTVDGDARIHLALDEKNNVEGLKRLRHKLQSMLGHLGMHEHRLLSRSIYLHKGMPIGATAHQAGTVRFGTDPAASALDVNCKAHDLDNLYVVDTSFFPSIGAVNPSLTAIANALRVGDHLLQRLG is encoded by the coding sequence GTGGGCGGCTCCCCCCACTATGACGTCATCATCATCGGGACCGGCGCCGGCGGCGGCACGCTCGCCCACCGGCTCGCTCCTTCCGGCAAGCGCGTGCTCCTCATCGAACGCGGCGACCACCTGCCGCGTGAACGTGACAACTGGGACTCCACCGCCGTGTTCGTGAAGGGGAAGTACCGGGCTCCGGAGTTCTGGATCGACCAGCACGGCAATGAGTTCCCGCCCGAGGTCAACTACTACGTCGGCGGGAACACCAAGTTCTACGGGGCGGCCCTTTTCCGGCTGCGGCCCGAGGACTTCGGTGAAATCCGCCATCACGGCGGTATGTCGCCGGCCTGGCCGATCCAGTACGAGGACCTGGAGCCCTACTACACCCAGGCCGAGCACCTCTACCTCGTCCACGGACGGCACGGCGAGGACCCGGGCGAAGGTCCGGTGAGCGCGCAGTACGCCTATCCGCCCGTGGAACACGAACCGCGCATCCAGCAGTTGAGCGACGACCTGGAGAAACTGGGGATGCGCCCCTTCCACCTGCCGATCGGAGTCAATCTCAGCCAGGACGGCAGTGGACGGGCCACCCACACCAGCGTCTGTATCCGGTGCAACCGGGTGGACGGCTTTCCCTGCCTCGTGCGCGCCAAGTCCGACGCCGAGGTCATCTGCGTGGAGCCGGCACTGCGGCACCCCAACGTCGAGATGATCACCAATACACACGTCGTCCGGCTGGAGACGGACCCGACGGGGCGCACTGTCAACGCGGTCGTCGGCCGACTCACGGACGGCTCGGAAGTCCGTTTCGCGGCGGACGTCGTGGTCGTCTCCTGTGGCGCGGTCAACTCGGCGGCCCTGCTGCTCGGCTCGGCCAACGACCGCCACCCCGCAGGGCTGGCGAACAGCTCCGACGTCGTCGGCCGCTTCTACATGCGGCACAACAACCTTGCTCTGATGGCCATTTCGAAGGAACCCAACGACACTCAGTTCCAGAAGACCCTGGCCCTGAACGACTGGTACCTCGGCGCGGACGACTGGGACTTCCCGCTGGGCGGCATCCAGATGCTGGGCAAGTCGGACGCCGAGCAGATCCATGGCGAGGCCCCTCGGTGGGCGGGCGCGGTCGCCCCGGACATGCCGTTCGAGGTGCTGGCACATCATGCCGTCGACTTCTGGCTGTGCGGCGAGGACCTCCCGCTGTCCGGCAACCGGGTCACCGTGGACGGCGACGCCCGCATCCACCTCGCCCTCGACGAGAAGAACAACGTCGAAGGTCTGAAGCGGTTGAGGCACAAACTCCAAAGCATGCTCGGTCACTTGGGCATGCACGAACACCGGCTGCTGTCCCGCAGCATCTACCTGCACAAAGGCATGCCGATCGGTGCCACCGCCCATCAGGCGGGCACCGTACGCTTCGGCACCGACCCGGCCGCTTCCGCCCTCGACGTCAATTGCAAGGCCCATGACCTGGACAACCTCTACGTCGTCGACACGAGCTTCTTCCCCAGCATCGGTGCGGTCAACCCGTCCCTGACGGCCATCGCCAACGCTCTGCGGGTCGGCGACCACCTCTTGCAACGCCTGGGCTGA
- a CDS encoding gluconokinase, GntK/IdnK-type, whose amino-acid sequence MTTRPSAPLLLVIGVAGSGKTTVARLLSDRLGWPHRDADEFHSPDNRAKMAAGHALTDTDRAPWLDAIGSWMDYETAARRPAIVTCSALKKAYRDRLLGGRPGARLVYLHGTPELLRSRLSRRRGHFFPAWMLDSQLADLEEPDADEHPLVVEIDQRPEAIVDAVLSLLHQEHAAGDVPTGVAAYHAPQSEEQPMSASPTGENWELRYGGQRAVVVQLGAALRHYEVDGRPLLDGFEADSPITGGRGQLLVPWPNRIGDGHYRFDGAERQLPLTEPEKRNAIHGLVRWTAWRLLARSDEAVRVGTSLLPQPGYPFLLDVVAEYRLGSDGLEAVISATNIGDGPAPYGVGQHPYLTVGTDMVDSALLTVPAQYRLRTDDRGLPTGMEPVEGTAYDFRTEHPIGDLRLDTAFTGLDRDARGRALVRLAHPSRLRGVDLWLGEGTRYVQVYTGDTLAEPGRRRRGVAVEAMSCPADAFRSGTDLTVLQPGDRHVLRWGLRPWESS is encoded by the coding sequence GTGACCACCCGGCCGTCGGCACCCCTGCTGCTCGTCATCGGAGTGGCGGGGTCCGGGAAGACCACCGTGGCCCGTCTCCTGTCCGATCGGCTCGGTTGGCCGCACCGGGACGCCGACGAGTTCCACTCTCCGGACAATCGCGCCAAGATGGCGGCCGGTCACGCCCTTACCGATACGGATCGGGCACCGTGGCTGGATGCCATCGGATCGTGGATGGACTACGAGACCGCAGCACGCCGGCCGGCCATCGTGACCTGCTCCGCGCTCAAGAAGGCGTACCGTGACCGGCTCCTCGGCGGACGACCCGGGGCTCGGCTCGTCTATCTGCACGGCACGCCCGAGCTGCTGCGTTCACGGTTGTCCAGGCGCCGGGGCCACTTCTTCCCGGCCTGGATGCTGGACAGTCAGCTCGCGGACCTCGAGGAACCGGATGCCGACGAGCATCCGCTGGTGGTGGAGATCGACCAGCGGCCGGAGGCGATCGTCGACGCGGTGCTGTCGTTGCTGCATCAGGAGCACGCGGCAGGCGATGTCCCGACCGGGGTGGCCGCATACCACGCCCCACAGTCCGAGGAGCAACCTATGTCCGCCAGCCCGACGGGCGAGAACTGGGAGCTGCGCTACGGCGGGCAACGTGCCGTCGTGGTCCAGCTCGGTGCGGCCCTACGCCACTACGAGGTGGACGGCCGGCCGCTGCTGGACGGATTCGAGGCCGACTCACCCATCACCGGAGGCCGTGGCCAGCTTCTCGTTCCCTGGCCCAACCGGATCGGCGACGGCCACTACCGATTCGACGGAGCGGAGCGGCAACTCCCGCTCACCGAACCGGAGAAGCGCAACGCCATCCATGGACTGGTGCGTTGGACCGCCTGGCGCCTGCTTGCCCGCAGTGACGAAGCCGTGAGGGTGGGCACTTCGCTGCTTCCGCAACCGGGCTATCCCTTCCTCCTGGACGTCGTCGCCGAGTACCGGCTGGGATCCGACGGGCTCGAAGCCGTCATTTCCGCCACCAACATCGGGGACGGACCCGCGCCTTACGGGGTGGGACAGCACCCGTATCTGACGGTCGGCACCGACATGGTCGACAGCGCGCTGCTGACTGTTCCCGCCCAGTACCGGCTGCGTACTGATGATCGGGGCCTGCCGACCGGCATGGAGCCCGTCGAAGGCACCGCGTACGACTTCCGCACCGAGCACCCCATCGGTGATCTCAGACTGGACACCGCCTTCACCGGACTCGACCGCGACGCGCGTGGCCGGGCGCTCGTACGGCTGGCACATCCCTCCCGGTTGCGAGGTGTCGATCTGTGGCTCGGCGAAGGAACTCGGTACGTTCAGGTGTACACGGGCGACACGCTTGCCGAGCCCGGCCGCCGACGCCGCGGTGTCGCGGTGGAGGCCATGTCATGTCCGGCGGACGCGTTCCGTAGCGGTACCGATCTCACCGTCCTGCAGCCGGGCGACCGCCATGTGCTGCGGTGGGGACTCAGACCGTGGGAGTCTTCATGA
- a CDS encoding isoprenylcysteine carboxyl methyltransferase family protein gives MIWYGLLVAAVAGERVAELVVARRNERWSAARGATVTGQGHYPAMVALHTGLLIACPAEVWLADRPFVPALAWPMVAVLAASQALRWWCIHTLGPRWNTRVIVVPGLPLVTGGPYRWRWLRHPNYVAVVAEGVALPLVHTAWVTAAAFTVLNAALLSVRIRCENRALATATTSTTPAPA, from the coding sequence ATGATCTGGTACGGACTCCTGGTGGCGGCCGTCGCCGGCGAGCGCGTCGCCGAGCTCGTCGTCGCCCGCCGCAACGAGCGGTGGAGCGCCGCCCGCGGCGCGACCGTGACCGGGCAGGGCCACTACCCGGCGATGGTCGCCCTCCACACCGGCCTGCTGATCGCCTGCCCGGCCGAGGTGTGGCTGGCCGACCGCCCCTTCGTACCCGCCCTGGCCTGGCCGATGGTGGCCGTGCTGGCGGCCTCCCAGGCGCTGCGGTGGTGGTGCATCCACACCCTGGGACCCCGCTGGAACACCCGGGTGATCGTTGTCCCCGGCCTGCCACTGGTGACCGGCGGCCCCTACCGCTGGCGGTGGCTGCGGCACCCGAACTACGTGGCCGTCGTCGCCGAAGGCGTGGCGCTGCCCCTGGTCCACACCGCGTGGGTCACCGCAGCCGCGTTCACGGTGCTCAACGCCGCGCTGCTCTCCGTACGCATCCGCTGCGAGAACCGGGCGCTCGCCACCGCGACCACCTCGACCACACCCGCTCCGGCGTGA
- a CDS encoding SDR family oxidoreductase, whose amino-acid sequence MDSTASVPQGVIPVQLLKGQKALVTGANSGIGKATAIGLGRAGADVVVNYVAGRDAAEEVVEEITSFGVRAAAYEADVSQEDQVTAMTDRMVQEFGTIDILVANAGLQRDAPFTEMTLEQWQKVLDVNLTGQFLCAREAAKEFRRRGVVPEVSSSAGKIICMSSVHQLIPWSGHVNYASSKGGVQMMMATLAQELAPYKIRVNAVAPGAIRTPINRSAWETPEAREDLLRLIPYKRIGDPQDISHAVVALASDLMDYVVGTTLYVDGGMTLFPGFATGG is encoded by the coding sequence GTGGATTCCACCGCATCAGTACCGCAGGGCGTCATTCCGGTTCAACTTCTGAAGGGCCAGAAGGCACTGGTCACCGGGGCCAACTCGGGTATCGGGAAAGCCACAGCCATCGGGCTGGGCCGGGCCGGCGCCGATGTGGTCGTGAACTACGTGGCCGGCCGGGACGCAGCCGAGGAAGTGGTCGAGGAGATCACCTCGTTCGGAGTGCGTGCGGCCGCGTACGAAGCGGACGTGTCCCAGGAGGACCAGGTCACGGCAATGACGGACCGGATGGTCCAGGAGTTCGGGACGATCGACATCCTGGTCGCCAACGCCGGTCTGCAGCGCGACGCGCCGTTCACCGAGATGACCCTCGAGCAGTGGCAGAAGGTGCTCGACGTCAATCTCACCGGCCAGTTCCTGTGCGCCAGGGAAGCGGCCAAGGAGTTCCGGCGCCGCGGGGTCGTACCAGAGGTGTCCTCCTCGGCCGGAAAGATCATCTGCATGAGCTCGGTGCACCAGCTCATCCCCTGGTCGGGCCATGTCAACTACGCCTCGTCCAAGGGCGGCGTGCAGATGATGATGGCGACCCTCGCCCAGGAACTCGCCCCGTACAAGATCCGGGTCAACGCGGTTGCCCCCGGAGCCATCCGGACGCCGATCAACCGCAGCGCCTGGGAGACACCCGAGGCCCGCGAAGATCTGCTGCGGCTCATCCCCTACAAGCGGATCGGCGACCCTCAGGACATCTCCCACGCCGTCGTCGCACTCGCCTCCGACCTCATGGACTACGTGGTGGGCACCACGCTCTACGTCGACGGCGGCATGACCCTCTTCCCCGGCTTCGCCACCGGCGGCTGA
- a CDS encoding DUF7144 family membrane protein, producing MASHVAGSSTRREARSGFGSGWLVFAAVLMVFGGLMMAVAGISAIADDDVFVATRNYVWELDLAGWGWIHLVMGIVIFFAGLALFRGATWARVVGVALAGLSMIANFMWLPHAPVWALVLLTIDGFVIWALCAAPGLGRS from the coding sequence ATGGCGAGTCATGTTGCCGGGAGTTCTACGCGTAGGGAGGCCCGTAGCGGCTTCGGAAGCGGCTGGCTGGTCTTTGCCGCGGTCCTGATGGTCTTCGGTGGTCTGATGATGGCGGTGGCGGGCATCTCGGCCATCGCCGATGACGATGTGTTCGTGGCGACCCGCAACTACGTGTGGGAGCTGGACCTCGCCGGATGGGGATGGATTCATCTGGTCATGGGGATCGTGATCTTTTTCGCGGGGCTCGCCCTGTTCAGGGGCGCCACCTGGGCAAGGGTCGTCGGTGTGGCACTGGCCGGTCTCAGCATGATCGCCAACTTCATGTGGCTGCCCCACGCCCCGGTATGGGCTCTCGTTCTCCTCACCATCGACGGTTTCGTCATCTGGGCCCTTTGCGCCGCTCCCGGTCTCGGGAGGAGCTGA
- a CDS encoding cytochrome ubiquinol oxidase subunit I has product MHPSVQLLAEAPAQLLPARELMAFTLASHIILVPLGVALPLITLVMHYLGLRRNDATALLLARRWSAVMAVQFAVGVITGTVLSFEFGLLWPGLMGRWGDVFGIGFGVEAWAFFLEAVLIAIYLYGWRRLKPRTHFLLGLPLPVTALLGAFGILAANSWMNTPQGFSLNADGDPVDVNVWKTIFTPMFGPQYWHFVVAMLLTAGYMVAGVYAVGWLRGRRDHYHRLGFAVPFTMAAIATPVQFVLGDAIARSVFHKQPVKFAAMEIVWKTDTRVPEYLFGRLHPDGSISGGIKIPLLDSFLAGFSPDTKVVGLTSVPADERPTATQATIAHWAFDIMVGIGSALVLLALLYGLVWLRHRRLPASKWFYRSAACAGLASVVAVECGWIATEVGRQPWIVYQNMKVAEAVTSTRSTTLWIMLGVVIVVYLFVFGSLLGVLLKMRTRWRLADEQQAAWHPAHAPEADGPYGPRVPVPGGNATDGGTAPSKGGRP; this is encoded by the coding sequence ATGCACCCCTCGGTCCAGCTGCTGGCCGAAGCCCCAGCCCAACTCCTGCCCGCCCGGGAACTCATGGCCTTCACCCTGGCCTCCCACATCATCCTGGTTCCCCTGGGCGTGGCGCTCCCCCTGATCACCTTGGTCATGCACTACCTCGGGCTGCGCCGCAACGACGCCACCGCCCTTCTGCTGGCGCGGCGCTGGTCTGCCGTCATGGCGGTGCAGTTCGCGGTAGGTGTGATCACCGGAACGGTGCTCTCCTTCGAGTTCGGCCTGCTCTGGCCGGGCCTGATGGGCAGGTGGGGTGACGTCTTCGGCATCGGGTTCGGTGTCGAGGCATGGGCGTTCTTCCTCGAAGCCGTGCTCATCGCCATCTACCTGTACGGATGGCGCCGGTTGAAGCCCCGTACGCACTTCCTGCTCGGGCTGCCGCTGCCGGTCACCGCCCTGCTCGGGGCGTTCGGCATCCTGGCAGCCAACTCCTGGATGAACACGCCCCAGGGCTTCTCCCTGAACGCCGACGGCGATCCCGTCGACGTGAACGTGTGGAAGACCATCTTCACGCCGATGTTCGGGCCGCAGTACTGGCACTTCGTCGTGGCGATGCTGCTGACGGCCGGATACATGGTGGCCGGTGTCTACGCCGTCGGCTGGCTGCGCGGGCGCCGCGACCACTACCACCGGCTCGGCTTCGCCGTTCCGTTCACCATGGCCGCGATCGCCACGCCCGTGCAGTTCGTCCTGGGCGACGCCATCGCCCGGTCGGTGTTCCACAAGCAGCCGGTGAAGTTCGCCGCGATGGAGATCGTCTGGAAGACCGACACCCGGGTACCGGAGTACCTCTTCGGCCGCCTGCACCCTGACGGATCCATCTCAGGCGGCATCAAGATCCCCCTGCTCGACTCCTTCCTGGCCGGCTTCAGCCCGGACACCAAAGTGGTCGGGCTGACCTCCGTCCCGGCAGACGAACGGCCGACGGCCACGCAGGCGACCATCGCTCACTGGGCCTTCGACATCATGGTGGGCATCGGGTCCGCCCTGGTACTGCTGGCTCTCCTCTACGGCCTGGTCTGGCTACGGCACCGCAGGCTTCCGGCCTCCAAGTGGTTCTACCGCAGCGCGGCGTGCGCGGGTCTCGCCTCAGTGGTGGCGGTCGAATGCGGCTGGATCGCCACCGAGGTGGGACGCCAGCCCTGGATCGTGTACCAGAACATGAAGGTCGCCGAGGCGGTGACCTCGACCCGTTCCACCACCCTGTGGATCATGCTCGGAGTGGTGATCGTGGTGTACCTGTTCGTCTTCGGCTCGCTCCTCGGCGTCCTGCTCAAGATGCGCACCCGCTGGCGGCTCGCCGACGAACAGCAGGCAGCCTGGCACCCGGCCCACGCGCCGGAGGCGGACGGCCCCTACGGGCCGCGGGTACCTGTTCCCGGCGGCAACGCCACCGACGGCGGAACCGCCCCGTCCAAGGGCGGCCGACCGTGA
- a CDS encoding cyclase family protein translates to MTSEEFRALYRRLRGASRTDDPRGALRHLTPQRVAAAAAEARTGRTMSLAAPVETQPGPDNPEPAVHRMTGPAAGVAVTHGLHFAVDRIAMNVHGDADSHLDALCHVLYDGELYNGVPASAVTAQGARSLSVDLVRDGIVGRGVLLDIPRLRGVPWLEPGDHVTVGDLTAAEAAQGVRVGPGDLLLVRVGHRRRRAELGPWKAAQARAGLHPTALEFLADRKVAVLGSDGNNDTAPSAVADVAFPVHVLAMHAMGVHLMDYLQFEQLAPACADAGRWSFLCVVAPLRLTAATGSPVNPIAVL, encoded by the coding sequence ATGACCTCGGAGGAGTTCCGGGCGCTCTACAGGCGGCTGCGCGGCGCGTCGAGGACGGACGATCCGCGCGGAGCACTCCGTCACCTGACGCCCCAACGTGTCGCGGCAGCCGCCGCGGAGGCGCGGACCGGGCGCACGATGTCGCTGGCCGCACCGGTGGAGACCCAGCCCGGCCCCGACAACCCCGAGCCCGCGGTTCACCGGATGACCGGTCCCGCTGCGGGTGTCGCCGTGACGCACGGACTGCACTTCGCCGTCGACCGCATCGCCATGAACGTGCACGGGGACGCGGACAGTCATCTCGACGCGCTCTGCCACGTGCTGTACGACGGTGAGCTGTACAACGGGGTGCCCGCGAGCGCGGTGACGGCTCAGGGCGCCCGCTCTCTTTCCGTGGACCTGGTCAGGGACGGCATCGTCGGTCGCGGCGTGCTGCTGGACATCCCGCGGCTGCGCGGCGTGCCCTGGCTCGAACCGGGCGACCACGTGACCGTGGGCGACCTGACGGCCGCCGAGGCGGCCCAGGGCGTCCGGGTCGGTCCCGGGGACCTGCTGCTCGTCCGGGTGGGCCATCGCCGCCGTCGCGCGGAGCTCGGCCCGTGGAAGGCGGCACAGGCGCGGGCCGGGCTCCACCCGACCGCCCTGGAGTTCCTGGCCGACCGGAAGGTTGCTGTGCTGGGCAGCGACGGCAACAACGACACCGCACCCAGTGCGGTGGCGGACGTCGCCTTCCCTGTCCATGTCCTGGCCATGCACGCCATGGGAGTGCACCTCATGGACTACCTCCAGTTCGAGCAGCTAGCCCCGGCCTGCGCGGATGCGGGGCGCTGGAGTTTCCTGTGTGTGGTCGCCCCGCTGCGGCTGACTGCGGCCACCGGCTCCCCCGTGAACCCGATCGCGGTGCTGTGA